One part of the uncultured Celeribacter sp. genome encodes these proteins:
- a CDS encoding ABC transporter substrate-binding protein: MKDAILSVGYIPLVDAAPLIVAQEMGFAAQEGLALALHKAPSWSSLRDMLSFRQVDAAHMLSPVPVATALGLGGAGAPQAAVSVLSVNCNVVGVSNDLAARLRGIGHEFGFDNAEAAGRALIAAAPGRLRLGVPFPFSMHAELLYYWLSALGLPAPQSVDIRTVPPPLMADAIEAGEIDAFCVGEPWGSMTVANGVGELLLPGSAIWSFAPEKVLAMRSDWAEQETGLRRRLIRAVWRANRWLGTPDSRLLASELLSRPEYLNLPAELLERSLSGRLVISRTGEERLVPGFAEFFAGAATMPWQSQAEWIGSMLAARTGLDRDAARRAAGSVFRTDLYREALAGTSAVLPLEPSKPEGGFDVPTPVPSQEGQLVLPRNRFFDGRVFNLNSE, encoded by the coding sequence ATGAAGGACGCTATTCTTTCCGTCGGATATATTCCGCTTGTGGATGCCGCACCGCTGATTGTGGCGCAGGAGATGGGCTTTGCCGCGCAGGAAGGCCTTGCGCTGGCCTTGCACAAAGCGCCCTCATGGTCCTCGCTCAGGGATATGTTGTCCTTCAGGCAGGTCGATGCAGCGCATATGTTGTCACCTGTGCCCGTGGCCACGGCGCTGGGGTTGGGCGGGGCCGGTGCGCCTCAGGCGGCGGTGTCCGTTCTGTCGGTGAATTGCAATGTTGTGGGCGTTTCCAATGATCTGGCGGCGCGGTTGCGCGGGATCGGGCATGAGTTCGGCTTTGACAATGCCGAGGCGGCGGGCCGGGCGTTGATCGCCGCCGCCCCGGGACGCCTGCGTCTGGGCGTGCCGTTCCCGTTTTCGATGCATGCCGAGCTTTTGTATTACTGGTTGTCGGCGTTGGGGCTGCCCGCGCCGCAATCCGTCGATATTCGTACAGTGCCGCCGCCGCTGATGGCAGATGCGATCGAGGCCGGGGAAATCGATGCCTTTTGTGTGGGCGAACCCTGGGGTTCCATGACGGTTGCCAATGGTGTGGGTGAGCTGTTGTTGCCTGGCAGCGCGATCTGGTCGTTTGCGCCGGAAAAGGTGCTGGCCATGCGCAGCGACTGGGCCGAGCAGGAAACCGGTCTTCGGCGTCGGTTGATCCGCGCGGTGTGGCGTGCCAATCGCTGGCTGGGCACGCCGGACAGCCGTCTGCTGGCGTCAGAACTTCTGAGCCGTCCGGAGTACCTCAATCTGCCTGCGGAGTTGCTGGAGCGGTCGCTGAGCGGGCGGCTGGTGATTTCCCGGACCGGAGAGGAACGTCTTGTGCCAGGGTTTGCCGAATTCTTTGCCGGGGCGGCCACGATGCCCTGGCAATCTCAGGCCGAATGGATCGGCAGCATGCTGGCGGCGCGCACCGGGCTGGACCGGGACGCGGCGCGGCGGGCTGCAGGATCGGTTTTCCGCACCGACCTCTATCGCGAAGCGCTGGCAGGGACCTCTGCAGTTTTGCCACTGGAGCCGTCAAAGCCAGAGGGGGGATTCGACGTGCCAACCCCGGTGCCGTCGCAGGAGGGGCAGTTGGTTTTGCCGCGCAACAGATTCTTTGATGGGCGCGTTTTTAATCTGAATAGTGAATGA
- a CDS encoding CmpA/NrtA family ABC transporter substrate-binding protein, with protein MKNLLLGLAATTALASPTWAEMLDLEKDVLTFGFIKLTDMAPLAVAYEQGFFDDEGLFVTLEAQANWKVLLDGVIDGTLDGAHMLAGQPLAATIGFGTEAHIITPFSMDLNGNGITVSNEIWEEMKPNISVDDAGKPVHPISAEVLAPVVEKYKAEGKPFNMGMVFPVSTHNYELRYWLAAGGLHPGYYSPDNISGQIGADVFLSVTPPPQMPATLEAGTIYGYCVGEPWNQQAVFKGIGVPVITDYELWKNNPEKVFGITAEFAEEYPNTTLAVVKALIRAAMWLDENDNANRPEAVEILSRPDYVGADYDVIANSMTGTFEYEKGDTRDVPDFNVFFRYNATYPFYSDAVWYLTQMRRWGQIAEAKPDSWYDEVARSVYKPEIYLEAAKLLVDEGLANEEDFPWESDGYKAPTPAEDIIDGIAYDGKTPNAYLDSLPIGLKGEQIVEGTEVKG; from the coding sequence ATGAAAAACCTTCTCCTCGGCCTCGCGGCTACGACAGCACTCGCCAGCCCCACATGGGCGGAGATGCTGGATCTTGAAAAGGACGTGCTGACGTTCGGCTTTATCAAACTCACCGATATGGCCCCGCTGGCCGTGGCCTATGAACAGGGCTTTTTCGACGATGAAGGCCTGTTCGTGACTCTGGAAGCGCAGGCAAACTGGAAAGTGCTGCTGGACGGTGTGATCGACGGGACTCTCGACGGGGCGCATATGCTGGCGGGTCAACCGCTGGCCGCCACCATCGGTTTTGGCACCGAAGCCCATATCATCACGCCGTTTTCCATGGATCTGAACGGCAATGGCATCACCGTGTCGAATGAGATCTGGGAAGAGATGAAGCCGAACATTTCCGTTGATGATGCGGGCAAGCCGGTGCACCCGATTTCCGCCGAGGTGCTTGCGCCCGTCGTTGAGAAATACAAGGCCGAGGGCAAGCCTTTCAATATGGGTATGGTGTTCCCGGTGTCCACTCACAACTATGAGTTGCGCTATTGGCTTGCGGCCGGGGGTTTGCATCCTGGGTATTACAGCCCGGACAATATCTCCGGTCAGATCGGGGCCGATGTGTTCCTCTCCGTCACCCCGCCGCCGCAGATGCCGGCGACGCTGGAGGCCGGGACGATCTATGGCTATTGCGTCGGCGAACCGTGGAACCAGCAGGCCGTTTTCAAAGGCATTGGTGTTCCGGTGATCACCGACTATGAGCTGTGGAAGAACAACCCGGAAAAGGTGTTCGGCATCACGGCGGAATTCGCCGAAGAGTATCCCAATACCACGCTGGCCGTCGTCAAGGCGCTGATTCGGGCCGCTATGTGGCTGGATGAGAACGACAATGCCAACCGGCCCGAAGCGGTCGAAATCCTGTCGCGTCCCGACTATGTCGGTGCGGATTACGATGTGATCGCGAACTCGATGACCGGCACCTTCGAATATGAAAAGGGCGACACCCGCGACGTGCCCGATTTCAACGTGTTCTTCCGCTACAACGCGACCTATCCGTTCTATTCTGACGCCGTGTGGTATCTGACGCAGATGCGCCGCTGGGGGCAGATCGCTGAGGCGAAACCGGATTCGTGGTACGATGAGGTCGCTCGTTCCGTCTACAAGCCGGAGATTTATCTCGAGGCGGCCAAGCTTCTGGTCGACGAAGGCCTCGCCAATGAAGAGGACTTCCCGTGGGAGAGTGACGGCTATAAGGCGCCGACCCCCGCCGAAGATATCATCGACGGCATCGCCTATGACGGCAAGACGCCCAATGCCTATCTCGACAGCCTGCCGATCGGCCTTAAAGGCGAGCAGATTGTCGAAGGCACAGAGGTAAAGGGCTGA
- a CDS encoding ABC transporter permease — protein sequence MTAIDPQALDAETKAARRAKTFARINKADTWFQVLGLSWMTPVLKAVAGDNPRAQMKEIWKLLGVPVLAILAFLLLWGTLAPKVQTSLGAIPGPAAVWDEAVNLHQDALEKAEKKAAFLERVEARNQRYIERGDLDKVKDIPYTGSPSYYEQIWTSIKTVFFGFLIGSAIAIPLGILAGLSPYANAAINPLVQIFKPVSPLAWLPIVTMVVSALYTNNDGMFAKSFLVSAITVTLCSLWPTLVNTSLGVASIDKDLLSVSKVLKMSTWSKITKLVLPSALPLIFTGLRLSLGVGWMVLIAAEMLAQNPGLGKFVWDEFQNGSSQSLAKIIVAVLTIGIIGFLLDRVMYALQSLFTFSNNR from the coding sequence ATGACTGCCATCGACCCCCAAGCGCTGGATGCCGAGACAAAAGCGGCCCGCCGTGCGAAAACCTTTGCCCGGATCAACAAGGCCGACACATGGTTTCAGGTCCTGGGCCTGAGTTGGATGACGCCTGTTCTTAAGGCTGTGGCCGGGGACAACCCCCGTGCTCAGATGAAGGAAATCTGGAAGCTTTTGGGCGTGCCTGTTCTGGCCATTCTGGCGTTTCTGCTGCTCTGGGGCACGCTTGCGCCGAAGGTCCAAACCTCTCTGGGTGCCATTCCGGGGCCTGCTGCGGTCTGGGATGAGGCCGTGAACCTGCATCAGGACGCCCTCGAGAAGGCGGAAAAGAAAGCGGCATTTTTGGAGCGCGTCGAGGCCCGCAACCAGCGCTATATCGAACGCGGTGATCTCGATAAGGTCAAGGACATCCCCTACACCGGGTCGCCCTCCTATTACGAACAGATCTGGACCTCGATCAAAACCGTGTTCTTCGGGTTTCTGATCGGCTCTGCCATTGCGATCCCGCTGGGCATTCTGGCAGGGCTGTCGCCCTATGCGAATGCGGCGATCAACCCGCTTGTGCAGATATTCAAGCCTGTGTCGCCGCTGGCGTGGCTTCCGATCGTGACCATGGTGGTTTCGGCGCTCTACACCAACAATGACGGGATGTTTGCCAAGTCTTTTCTGGTCTCGGCCATCACCGTGACGCTCTGTTCGCTCTGGCCGACGCTGGTGAACACATCGCTCGGTGTGGCCTCCATCGACAAGGATCTGCTGTCGGTGTCCAAGGTTCTGAAAATGAGCACATGGTCGAAGATCACCAAGCTGGTGCTGCCTTCTGCCTTGCCGCTGATCTTTACCGGGCTGCGGCTGAGCCTAGGTGTTGGCTGGATGGTTCTGATCGCCGCTGAAATGCTGGCGCAGAACCCGGGGCTGGGCAAGTTCGTCTGGGATGAATTCCAGAACGGGTCGAGCCAGTCGCTGGCCAAGATCATCGTCGCCGTGCTGACCATCGGGATCATCGGCTTTCTGCTGGATCGTGTGATGTACGCGCTGCAGTCCCTCTTCACCTTCTCAAACAACCGGTGA
- a CDS encoding sulfurtransferase TusA family protein has translation MTSWDEDCDAIGLLCPLPVLRARKRLLAMRPGQVLRLLASDPAAVIDVPHFCAEAGHEFLSMSEADGGQIYLIRRG, from the coding sequence ATGACATCATGGGATGAAGACTGCGACGCCATCGGGCTTTTGTGCCCTTTGCCGGTTCTGCGCGCACGCAAGCGGTTGCTGGCAATGCGTCCGGGACAGGTGTTGCGGCTGCTGGCCTCGGATCCTGCTGCCGTCATTGATGTCCCGCATTTCTGTGCCGAAGCGGGGCATGAATTTCTGTCGATGTCTGAGGCTGACGGTGGCCAGATCTATCTGATCCGCCGCGGCTGA
- a CDS encoding DUF2478 domain-containing protein: MLGYVVMDGRGETDRLLREVAHRLTREGCRLIGAVQINEDIAGQTRCQMDLELLPCGDRIRISQSLGAQSKGCRLDAEGLETAVAATERALEQGGDLVLLNKFGKQELSGRGFRDVVGTALMQGVPVLLGVNQKNLDGFLNFAQDVAIEVSPTVEAVCAWCEKNFEDCL; encoded by the coding sequence ATGCTGGGATATGTTGTCATGGACGGGCGCGGGGAAACCGACCGGTTGTTGCGTGAAGTTGCGCATCGCCTCACGCGGGAGGGGTGTCGGCTCATCGGGGCGGTTCAGATCAATGAAGACATCGCGGGTCAGACGCGCTGTCAGATGGATCTGGAACTGCTGCCCTGTGGTGATCGCATCCGGATTTCGCAAAGCCTTGGGGCCCAGTCGAAGGGCTGTCGTCTGGACGCGGAGGGCCTTGAAACAGCGGTCGCGGCGACGGAAAGGGCGCTGGAGCAGGGCGGGGATCTGGTGCTGCTCAACAAATTCGGCAAGCAGGAACTGTCTGGGCGGGGCTTTCGCGATGTGGTTGGAACGGCGCTGATGCAGGGCGTTCCCGTGTTGCTCGGCGTCAATCAAAAGAACCTTGATGGCTTTCTCAACTTCGCGCAGGATGTAGCTATTGAAGTGTCGCCAACGGTTGAGGCCGTTTGCGCGTGGTGTGAGAAGAATTTTGAAGATTGCCTTTGA
- a CDS encoding 2-oxoglutarate and iron-dependent oxygenase domain-containing protein, translating into MVKTLDLRQFSSGKSPEAFTAALGEACRQSGVFLLTEHGIPRALLREVLEEADRFFALPCDEKTALDIRKFPGNRGWAGEGVEVLNGRKDQPLHKESFSIGLDLPPNDPRVLAGEPFRAANVWPDLDSFRDVMRDYYKEMLGLGRMLMRAVERDLSLPGGFFQSHYVDPMATLRLSHYPADPWGLAAWRAECETGSLSADAGLQYDYGGFTVVLTDGSGGMQYRDLSGQWRDVPDVPGALLVMVGDCLMRWSNGIYRSAPHRLAPPSKTRRLAAFYFDPHPDSLVAPLPGTGQPEFTPVHAADYLSARLQEIYLQATAAQ; encoded by the coding sequence ATGGTAAAAACATTAGATCTGCGTCAGTTTTCATCGGGGAAATCCCCGGAGGCTTTCACCGCTGCTTTGGGAGAGGCCTGTCGGCAAAGCGGTGTCTTTCTTTTGACAGAGCATGGCATTCCGCGTGCGCTGTTGCGTGAGGTCCTTGAAGAGGCCGACCGATTCTTTGCGCTGCCCTGTGACGAAAAGACCGCGCTTGATATCCGGAAGTTTCCCGGCAATCGCGGCTGGGCCGGCGAGGGCGTCGAAGTGCTTAATGGCCGTAAGGATCAACCGCTGCATAAGGAGAGTTTCAGCATCGGTCTGGACCTGCCGCCGAATGATCCTCGGGTTCTCGCAGGCGAGCCGTTCCGCGCCGCCAATGTCTGGCCGGATCTCGACAGTTTCCGCGATGTGATGCGCGACTACTATAAGGAGATGCTGGGGCTGGGGCGCATGCTGATGCGCGCGGTCGAGCGCGACCTGTCACTGCCCGGCGGGTTCTTCCAGTCTCACTATGTTGATCCGATGGCCACTTTGCGCTTGTCGCATTATCCTGCCGATCCCTGGGGGCTGGCCGCTTGGCGCGCGGAGTGTGAGACCGGCAGCCTGTCAGCCGATGCAGGTCTGCAATATGATTATGGCGGCTTCACCGTGGTGCTGACTGACGGGTCGGGCGGGATGCAATATCGGGATCTGTCCGGTCAGTGGCGTGACGTGCCCGACGTGCCGGGCGCGCTTCTGGTGATGGTAGGGGATTGCCTGATGCGCTGGTCCAACGGGATCTATCGTTCTGCCCCGCACCGTCTGGCTCCGCCCTCAAAGACCCGACGCCTTGCGGCCTTCTACTTCGATCCGCACCCCGACAGTCTGGTCGCGCCCCTGCCGGGCACCGGCCAGCCGGAGTTCACCCCGGTGCACGCGGCGGATTACCTGTCGGCGCGGCTTCAGGAAATCTACCTGCAGGCCACGGCGGCGCAATAG
- the mobA gene encoding molybdenum cofactor guanylyltransferase MobA has protein sequence MAHVPGVILAGGTGARLGGVDKSMVTLGGKRLIERVIDRLASQCATLAISANGDPKRYSEFGYPILPDGTAEAQGPLAGVLAGLDWAAAKGFDAIVTVATDTPFFPLDMVDRLHQVSRPEGFGVAVTEETGDIRWHPTCALWPVTLRNDLRVALMRNQRRMQQFAEGKGAVPVLFDVPDPTVPFFNINTETDLTTAEAMLATT, from the coding sequence ATGGCACATGTTCCCGGCGTGATTCTCGCAGGCGGCACAGGCGCGCGCCTTGGCGGGGTCGACAAAAGCATGGTGACCCTTGGCGGGAAGCGGCTGATTGAGCGGGTCATCGACCGGCTGGCATCGCAATGTGCCACATTGGCGATCAGCGCCAATGGCGATCCCAAACGCTATTCCGAATTCGGCTATCCGATCCTGCCCGACGGCACGGCAGAGGCCCAGGGGCCTCTGGCCGGGGTTCTCGCGGGTCTCGACTGGGCGGCGGCGAAAGGGTTTGATGCGATTGTGACGGTCGCCACGGACACGCCTTTTTTCCCCTTGGATATGGTGGACCGCCTGCACCAGGTGTCGCGGCCCGAAGGCTTTGGCGTTGCCGTCACCGAAGAGACCGGCGACATCCGCTGGCACCCGACCTGCGCGCTCTGGCCGGTCACACTGCGCAATGACCTGCGCGTCGCCCTGATGCGCAACCAGCGCCGGATGCAGCAATTCGCCGAAGGCAAAGGCGCCGTGCCCGTGCTTTTTGACGTGCCGGACCCGACGGTGCCGTTTTTCAACATCAACACGGAAACAGACCTGACCACCGCCGAAGCGATGCTGGCGACCACCTGA
- a CDS encoding ANTAR domain-containing protein, whose translation MNGALSIIVVETDRTRAQLIVDSLAQAGDFDISILSKVTGLAREIQARNPDLVLIDIENPSRDTLEELALASGPLDRPVAMFVDKSDENLSAAAIEAGLSAYVVDGLQAQRVKPILDAAIARFRMFQRMRTELEETKKALEERKVIDRAKGMLMRAKGIGEDEAYSLLRKTAMDQGKRVADVAQALVTAAGLLS comes from the coding sequence ATGAACGGTGCGCTTTCCATCATTGTTGTCGAAACCGACCGCACGCGGGCGCAGCTGATCGTGGACAGTTTGGCGCAGGCGGGGGATTTCGACATTTCGATCCTCTCCAAGGTCACTGGGCTGGCGCGAGAAATTCAGGCGCGCAATCCCGATCTGGTGCTGATCGACATTGAAAACCCGTCGCGCGATACGTTGGAAGAACTGGCGCTGGCCTCCGGGCCGCTGGATCGTCCCGTGGCGATGTTCGTGGATAAATCAGACGAAAACCTGTCCGCCGCCGCGATTGAGGCGGGCCTGTCCGCCTATGTGGTCGATGGGTTGCAGGCACAAAGGGTCAAACCGATTCTGGATGCCGCCATTGCCCGGTTTCGCATGTTCCAGCGCATGCGCACGGAACTTGAGGAAACCAAGAAGGCGCTGGAAGAGCGCAAGGTAATCGACCGGGCCAAGGGCATGTTGATGCGCGCAAAAGGGATCGGGGAGGATGAAGCCTATTCGCTCCTGCGCAAAACGGCGATGGATCAGGGCAAGCGCGTCGCCGATGTCGCGCAGGCCCTTGTCACCGCAGCGGGGCTTTTGTCATGA